The Candidatus Eisenbacteria bacterium genomic interval CTCTCCCCGAACGTGGACATAGCAAATGCCAGACTCCTTTTCGCGAACGGCGCGGTGGCAAACCTGACCGCCAGCAGAGTGTCGAAGGAGAGGGTTCGTAAGATACGATTCTTTGCGAGAGACTCCTACGTCTCCGTGGATTGTCTTGCGGGAAAGGCCGAGCTGTACAAGAAGGGCTTCGAGGCGAAGCGCGCCGGCGAAGAGCTGCCGTGGGAAGAAAGCCAGATAGCGCCGGGCATCGTCAGGCGCACGATTGTTGTGAGCGGGCAGGAGCCTCTGAGGCTCGAACTGGAGCACTTTGTAAAGTGTGTGTTGCACGGCGAGAGGCCGGCAGTTGACGGGGTGGCGGGCTTGAAAGCAATGGAGGCCGCTCTCAAGGTCAGCGAGAAGATAGCCGAGGGAATCGAGAGGTATCGCTTGCCGTCCGAGCGTCAGGAGTAGCGAGAGCGTTGAGAGAATCCAAGATCCTAATCGTGGCGGGAGACGTCTCGGGAGATCTTCATGCCTCGCGTCTGATTCAAGCGCTGAGGAAAGCGGCGCCGAACGTCCGGGTCTTCGCGGCGGGCGGCCCGATGATGCGTGCCGCGGGCGCCAACATGGTGGCGTCCCTCGAAGGGCTCAGTGTCATGGGGTTCACTGAAGTCCTCTCGAAATTGCCCGCCTTCTACAGCCTGATGCAACAGTTGAAGCGATTTATGCAACACGAGCAACCTCAGTTGGTTATAGCGATTGATTTTCCGGGTTTCAATCTCAGGCTCTGCAAAGAAGCGAAGAAGTTGGGGATTTCTGTGTTGTACTACATCGCACCGCAGATATGGGCCTGGGGCAAGAACAGGATCAATCTGATGGCCAAGGTCGTGGACAAGGTGGCCGTCGTGTTTCCCTTTGAGTTGGACATCTACAGGAAACGCGGGCTTGACGCTTCGTTCGTGGGGCATCCGCTCTTGGAAGCGGTTTCGGTCGGAGGAGACAAGGGGGTCGTGAGACGGAGGTTGGGTCTCCCGACCGGCTTGCCGCTGGTGGCGCTTCTACCGGGGAGCAGGATTCATGAAGTGCGGCGGCTTCTGCCGCGGATGCTTGAGTCGGCGGATCTTCTGGCACAGAGAACAAGAATCACACTGGCAGTAGGCGCGGCGAGTAGCGTTCCGGGAAGCGAGTTCGAAAGGATGACGAGAGGGTTCCGGCTGCCTGTGCGCGTTCTGCGGGGAGTCACTTCAGAGCTTCTTTACGTCTCTGACGTTGCGGTCGTTGCCTCCGGTTCGGCCACCCTGGAGGCCGCCATCGTCGGAACTCCGATGGTGATTCTGTATGGTGTTTCTCCGGTGTCGTGGTTCATCGCGCGGAAGCTAGTGGCGCTTGACTACGTGGGCATGGTAAACATTGTTGCGGGCCGGAAGATTGTTTCTGAATATCTCCAGAACGAGATCGAGCCGGGAAAAATCTCGACTGAGCTTCACGAGCTAATCTTCAACGAGCGGAAACGCTCTGACTTGATCGCTCGACTTGCGTCGGTCAGAGACTCACTGGGGGGTTCTGGCGCCTCTGAAAAGGTGGCAGCGATCGCCCTCGGCATGTTGCCCGGATAGAGGAAGTCATGTCGTGTGGGCGAGGCCGCCTGATCTGCTCACCGGGCATTCTCGTACTGGATGAAGTATCGCGGTGGGAAAGCTCTCCTTCATAGACCGGTTCGCAGCCACGTTGGTAGGTGCGGTTGGGTACTTGATCATAGCGCTGGTATGGCGCACGTTGCGAATCGAGCAAATTGATACCGGCGACATCGAGCGATGCCCTGGAGAGACGAAGAGACGGATATTTGTGTTCTGGCAC includes:
- the lpxB gene encoding lipid-A-disaccharide synthase is translated as MRESKILIVAGDVSGDLHASRLIQALRKAAPNVRVFAAGGPMMRAAGANMVASLEGLSVMGFTEVLSKLPAFYSLMQQLKRFMQHEQPQLVIAIDFPGFNLRLCKEAKKLGISVLYYIAPQIWAWGKNRINLMAKVVDKVAVVFPFELDIYRKRGLDASFVGHPLLEAVSVGGDKGVVRRRLGLPTGLPLVALLPGSRIHEVRRLLPRMLESADLLAQRTRITLAVGAASSVPGSEFERMTRGFRLPVRVLRGVTSELLYVSDVAVVASGSATLEAAIVGTPMVILYGVSPVSWFIARKLVALDYVGMVNIVAGRKIVSEYLQNEIEPGKISTELHELIFNERKRSDLIARLASVRDSLGGSGASEKVAAIALGMLPG